The following proteins are encoded in a genomic region of Mycolicibacterium confluentis:
- a CDS encoding sugar phosphate isomerase/epimerase family protein gives MKTALDPTPFHHDHELLEFPRLVADLGYEHLQLTPHRDFIPFFNHPRADDDLVAKFRKSCADAGVGIASVLPVLRWSGPDEDAREAAVRNWKRVIQITVDLGVNVINTEFSGRPEKAEESERAFFRSMEELVPIFEREGIDVRIDPHPDDFVEDGMEALRIIRGVNSPNIGMVYVACHTFHMGADMRALMRAAGDKLRLVHVADTMDHHRSHGLRYITNPPGNPVRVHQHLKIGDGDINWDEFFSGLAEIGFYDRPDTVMVSSVFAEDENAAEVSRYQLKTMTDFVAKYSP, from the coding sequence ATGAAAACCGCCCTGGATCCGACACCGTTCCACCACGACCACGAGCTCCTCGAATTCCCGCGCCTGGTGGCCGATCTGGGTTATGAGCACCTCCAGTTGACCCCGCACCGGGATTTCATCCCGTTCTTCAACCATCCCCGCGCCGACGACGATCTGGTGGCGAAGTTCCGCAAGTCCTGCGCCGACGCCGGCGTCGGGATCGCCTCGGTGCTGCCGGTGCTGCGCTGGTCCGGCCCCGACGAGGACGCCCGCGAGGCCGCCGTGCGCAACTGGAAGCGCGTCATCCAGATCACCGTCGACCTCGGGGTCAATGTCATCAATACCGAGTTCTCCGGTCGTCCCGAGAAGGCCGAGGAGTCCGAGCGCGCGTTCTTCCGGTCCATGGAGGAACTGGTGCCGATCTTCGAACGCGAGGGCATCGACGTCCGAATCGACCCGCACCCCGACGATTTCGTCGAGGACGGGATGGAGGCGCTGCGGATCATCCGCGGAGTCAACTCCCCCAACATCGGCATGGTGTACGTGGCGTGCCACACGTTCCATATGGGCGCCGACATGCGCGCGCTCATGCGGGCCGCCGGTGACAAGCTGCGCCTGGTGCACGTCGCCGACACCATGGACCATCACCGCTCCCACGGGCTGCGCTACATCACCAATCCACCCGGAAACCCCGTGCGTGTGCACCAGCACCTCAAGATCGGTGACGGTGACATCAACTGGGACGAGTTCTTCTCCGGCCTGGCCGAGATCGGGTTCTACGACCGCCCCGACACCGTCATGGTGTCCTCGGTGTTCGCCGAGGACGAGAACGCCGCCGAGGTGTCGCGGTACCAGCTCAAGACCATGACCGACTTCGTCGCCAAGTACTCGCCGTAA
- the iolB gene encoding 5-deoxy-glucuronate isomerase gives MRSRLYIPAGSATLPHTVDVTPESAGWAESSLQVLELAADPVTLHTRDTEVMILPLAGGGTVECGGEKFDLAPRTSVFDGPADMVYLGIDQAYTLSGTGRLAICGARATRSLPNRRVAAADVPVELRGAGNCSRQVHNFGTATTFEADSLIACEVITPSGNWSSYPAHKHDENTDVETQLEEIYYFEIADSPAGTPGFGYHRVYGTPERPIEVLEEVRSGDVVLVPHGYHGPSIAAPGHHMYYLNVMAGSGPNRAWMICDDPNHTWLRDSWEHQEIDPRLPFGTGIREGA, from the coding sequence GTGCGCAGCAGGCTCTACATCCCCGCGGGAAGCGCCACGCTTCCCCATACCGTCGACGTCACCCCGGAGTCGGCCGGTTGGGCCGAATCCTCGCTGCAGGTGCTCGAACTCGCCGCCGACCCGGTGACGCTGCACACCCGGGACACCGAGGTGATGATCCTGCCGTTGGCCGGCGGCGGCACCGTCGAATGCGGCGGCGAGAAGTTCGACCTCGCGCCCCGAACCTCGGTGTTCGACGGCCCCGCCGACATGGTGTACCTCGGCATCGACCAGGCGTACACACTGTCCGGGACGGGCCGCCTCGCGATCTGCGGTGCCCGGGCCACCCGGTCGTTACCCAATCGCCGCGTGGCCGCCGCCGACGTCCCGGTGGAACTGCGGGGTGCAGGCAACTGCAGTCGCCAGGTGCACAACTTCGGCACCGCCACGACCTTCGAGGCCGACTCACTGATCGCATGTGAGGTCATCACCCCGAGCGGCAACTGGTCCAGCTATCCGGCCCACAAACACGACGAGAACACCGACGTCGAAACCCAACTCGAGGAGATCTACTACTTCGAGATCGCCGACAGCCCGGCCGGCACACCGGGATTCGGCTACCACCGGGTCTACGGCACACCCGAGCGCCCGATCGAGGTGCTCGAAGAGGTCCGCTCCGGCGACGTCGTCCTGGTGCCGCACGGATACCACGGACCGTCCATCGCCGCGCCCGGCCACCACATGTACTACCTCAACGTGATGGCCGGATCGGGCCCCAACCGGGCCTGGATGATCTGCGACGACCCGAACCACACCTGGCTGCGCGACAGCTGGGAACACCAGGAGATCGATCCCCGGCTGCCGTTCGGCACCGGAATTCGGGAAGGAGCCTGA
- the iolD gene encoding 3D-(3,5/4)-trihydroxycyclohexane-1,2-dione acylhydrolase (decyclizing) has product MVSTAPKAGQKLAEGEGTVRLTVAQATVRFLANQYVERDGTRGRFFAGCFGIFGHGNVAGLGQALLQDELEAAEAGREPGLRYVLGRNEQAMVHSAVAYARQRDRLQAWAVTASVGPGSTNMLTGAALATINRLPVLLLPADTFATRVSAPVLQELELPSSGDVTVNDAFKPLSRYFDRVWRPEQLPAALLGAMRVLTDPVETGAATVSIPQDVQAEAHDWPESLFAERTWHIARPLPERSVIARAAEIIRGASAPLIVAGGGVIYSDATAALAAFCEQTGIPVGESQAGKGSLPYDHPQSVGAIGSTGTTAANALAAEADVVIGIGTRYSDFTTASRTAFNHPEVRFVNVNVASLDSVKQGGVSVVSDAREALEALAAAVGDYTVGDEYRSRVTELAAEWNDTVSSVYATDEGATLNQNQVIGLVNTLSDPRDIVVCAAGSMPGDLHKLWRTRDRKGYHVEYGYSCMGYEIAGGIGVRMAAPDRDVFVMVGDGSYLMMATELVTAVQEGVKIIAVLVQNHGFASIGGLSESLGSQRFGTAYRYRGDDGRLDGDHLPVDLAANAASLGADVIRVGTAAEFADAVKVAKAGDHTTVIHVETDPLVSAPDSHSWWDVPVSEVSTLTSTQEAHARYADWKKVQRPLINPSDR; this is encoded by the coding sequence GTGGTATCCACCGCACCCAAGGCCGGACAGAAACTCGCCGAGGGCGAGGGCACCGTCCGCCTCACCGTCGCGCAGGCCACCGTCCGCTTCCTGGCCAACCAGTACGTGGAACGCGACGGCACCCGCGGCAGATTCTTCGCCGGATGCTTCGGCATCTTCGGCCACGGCAACGTCGCGGGCCTCGGGCAGGCCCTGCTGCAGGACGAACTCGAGGCCGCTGAGGCCGGACGCGAACCCGGCCTGCGCTACGTGCTGGGCCGAAACGAGCAGGCCATGGTGCACAGCGCGGTGGCCTATGCGCGGCAGAGGGACCGACTGCAGGCCTGGGCCGTCACCGCCAGCGTCGGTCCCGGTTCCACGAACATGCTCACCGGCGCCGCGCTGGCCACCATCAATCGACTGCCCGTGCTGCTGCTGCCGGCCGACACCTTCGCGACCCGCGTCAGTGCGCCGGTGCTGCAGGAACTGGAACTGCCGTCATCCGGCGACGTCACGGTCAATGACGCGTTCAAGCCGCTGTCGCGCTATTTCGACCGCGTGTGGCGCCCCGAACAACTGCCCGCGGCACTGCTGGGCGCCATGCGGGTGCTCACCGACCCCGTCGAGACCGGGGCGGCCACCGTCTCGATCCCCCAGGACGTGCAGGCCGAGGCCCACGACTGGCCGGAATCCCTGTTCGCCGAACGGACCTGGCATATCGCCCGCCCGCTGCCGGAACGCTCGGTGATCGCACGCGCCGCCGAGATCATCCGTGGCGCATCCGCACCCCTGATCGTCGCCGGCGGCGGTGTCATCTACTCCGATGCCACCGCGGCGCTCGCCGCGTTCTGCGAGCAGACCGGAATCCCCGTGGGAGAGAGCCAGGCCGGCAAGGGTTCTCTTCCCTACGACCATCCCCAGTCGGTCGGTGCGATCGGTTCGACGGGCACCACCGCCGCCAACGCACTGGCCGCCGAGGCCGACGTCGTGATCGGGATCGGCACCCGCTACAGCGATTTCACGACCGCGTCGCGGACCGCGTTCAACCACCCGGAAGTCCGGTTCGTCAACGTCAACGTCGCATCCCTGGACTCGGTGAAACAGGGCGGCGTGAGTGTGGTGTCCGACGCGCGTGAGGCGCTGGAGGCACTGGCCGCCGCCGTCGGCGACTACACCGTCGGCGACGAGTACCGTTCGCGGGTCACCGAATTGGCCGCCGAATGGAATGACACCGTGTCGTCGGTGTACGCGACCGACGAGGGTGCGACGCTGAATCAGAACCAGGTCATCGGACTGGTCAACACACTCTCTGATCCTCGTGACATCGTGGTGTGCGCGGCCGGGTCGATGCCGGGTGACCTGCACAAGCTCTGGCGCACCCGGGACCGCAAGGGATACCACGTCGAATACGGCTACTCCTGCATGGGCTACGAGATCGCCGGCGGCATCGGAGTCCGGATGGCGGCCCCGGATCGGGACGTATTCGTCATGGTCGGTGACGGCTCATACCTGATGATGGCCACCGAACTCGTGACCGCGGTGCAGGAGGGCGTGAAGATCATCGCGGTGCTGGTGCAGAACCACGGGTTCGCCTCCATCGGAGGGCTTTCCGAATCCCTGGGATCCCAACGCTTCGGCACCGCCTACCGCTATCGCGGTGACGACGGGCGCCTCGACGGCGACCACCTCCCCGTCGACCTGGCGGCCAACGCGGCCAGCCTGGGCGCCGACGTCATCAGGGTCGGCACGGCCGCCGAGTTCGCCGACGCGGTCAAGGTCGCCAAGGCCGGTGACCACACCACGGTCATTCACGTCGAGACCGATCCCCTGGTCTCGGCACCCGACAGCCATTCATGGTGGGACGTTCCGGTGAGCGAGGTCTCGACGCTGACCTCGACCCAAGAGGCCCACGCCAGGTATGCGGACTGGAAGAAGGTCCAGCGCCCCCTCATCAACCCCTCCGATCGCTGA
- a CDS encoding Cgl0159 family (beta/alpha)8-fold protein: MSEFGAAVCGDYAAITDLRAADPGAIARAWQERVTRPTVRGDGRLMIVAADHPARGALAVGSRPTAMNSRIDLLDRLRAALADPGVDGVLATADILDDLLLLGALDDKVVFSSFNRGGLAGSAFELDDRMTGATAASTAAAKMNGGKMLCRIDLDDPSTVATMVACAQAVDDLAAHGLIAMLEPFLSTRVDGHVRNDLSPDAVIKSVHISQGLGSTSAYTWMKLPVVDEMDRVMESTTLPTLLLGGDPADPDEAFATWEKALTLPSVRGLIVGRTLLYPHDDDVSAAVATAARMVR; this comes from the coding sequence ATGTCTGAATTCGGTGCCGCAGTCTGCGGCGACTACGCCGCCATCACCGACCTGCGCGCCGCGGATCCCGGCGCCATCGCGCGAGCGTGGCAGGAGCGCGTCACCCGCCCGACGGTCCGCGGTGACGGCAGGTTGATGATCGTCGCCGCCGATCACCCGGCCCGCGGCGCACTGGCCGTGGGTTCCCGCCCGACCGCGATGAACAGTCGCATCGATCTGCTCGACCGACTGCGCGCCGCACTCGCCGACCCGGGCGTCGACGGCGTGCTCGCGACCGCCGACATCCTCGACGACCTGCTGCTGCTCGGGGCCCTCGACGACAAGGTGGTGTTCTCCTCGTTCAACCGCGGCGGGCTCGCGGGGTCCGCCTTTGAACTCGACGACCGGATGACGGGCGCCACCGCCGCGTCGACCGCCGCGGCGAAGATGAACGGCGGAAAGATGCTGTGCCGCATCGATCTTGACGACCCGAGCACCGTCGCCACCATGGTCGCCTGTGCGCAGGCCGTCGACGACCTGGCCGCGCACGGACTGATCGCGATGCTGGAACCGTTCCTGTCGACCCGCGTCGACGGCCACGTCCGCAACGACCTGAGCCCCGATGCGGTGATCAAATCCGTACACATCAGCCAAGGCCTGGGCTCCACATCGGCCTACACCTGGATGAAGCTGCCGGTCGTCGACGAGATGGACCGTGTCATGGAGTCCACCACTCTGCCGACGCTGCTTCTCGGCGGGGATCCCGCCGACCCCGACGAGGCCTTCGCCACGTGGGAGAAGGCACTGACCCTCCCGTCGGTGCGGGGCCTGATCGTCGGTCGCACGCTGCTCTACCCCCATGACGACGACGTGAGCGCAGCCGTCGCGACGGCCGCGCGGATGGTGCGGTAG
- a CDS encoding sugar phosphate isomerase/epimerase family protein — MATIRVGSAPDSWGVWFPDDPQQTPYHRFLDEVAASGYQWIELGPYGYLPTDPKQLADELAARNLTLSAGTVFEHLHQDDSWDAVWKQIEDVAKLTAAVGGQHVVVIPEMWRDPATGAMLEDRTLTTEQWRKKTQGMNELGRAMFEKYGVRAQYHPHADSHVDTEENIYRFLDGTDGQFVNLCLDTGHVSYCGGDNIAIIERAPERIGYLHLKQVDPQVRAKVEAEDLPFGEAVRLGAMTEPPRGVPDMPPLLAAVERLGIDVFAIVEQDMYPCGVDAPLPIAKRTRNYLGSCGIPSVKF, encoded by the coding sequence ATGGCGACAATCCGCGTGGGGTCCGCACCCGACTCGTGGGGCGTGTGGTTTCCCGACGACCCGCAGCAGACCCCGTATCACCGCTTCCTCGACGAGGTGGCCGCCTCGGGTTACCAGTGGATCGAACTGGGTCCCTACGGCTACCTGCCCACCGACCCCAAGCAACTCGCCGACGAACTGGCGGCGCGCAACCTCACGCTGTCGGCCGGAACGGTGTTCGAGCACCTGCACCAGGACGACTCGTGGGATGCGGTGTGGAAGCAGATCGAGGATGTCGCGAAACTGACTGCGGCCGTGGGTGGTCAGCACGTCGTCGTAATCCCCGAGATGTGGCGCGATCCCGCGACCGGTGCCATGCTCGAGGACCGCACCCTCACCACCGAGCAGTGGCGGAAGAAGACCCAGGGCATGAATGAACTGGGCCGGGCGATGTTCGAGAAGTACGGGGTACGCGCCCAGTACCACCCGCACGCCGACAGTCACGTCGACACCGAGGAGAACATCTACCGGTTCCTCGACGGCACCGACGGTCAGTTCGTCAACCTGTGCCTGGACACCGGGCACGTCAGCTACTGCGGCGGCGACAACATCGCGATCATCGAACGCGCCCCCGAACGCATCGGCTACCTGCACCTCAAACAGGTCGACCCGCAGGTGCGGGCCAAGGTCGAGGCCGAGGACCTGCCATTCGGCGAGGCGGTCAGGCTCGGCGCTATGACCGAGCCGCCGCGCGGAGTCCCTGACATGCCACCGCTTCTGGCCGCGGTGGAGAGGCTCGGCATCGACGTGTTCGCGATCGTCGAGCAGGACATGTACCCGTGCGGGGTCGACGCCCCGCTGCCCATCGCCAAGCGCACCCGCAACTACCTGGGTTCGTGCGGCATTCCGTCAGTGAAGTTCTAG
- a CDS encoding Gfo/Idh/MocA family protein, translated as MSDLRIAVLGVGIMGADHAARLTTRISGARVAVVNDYLTDKADQIAAGIEGCRAVADPLDAIADPDVDAVVLATPGPTHEKQLLACLEHRKPVLCEKPLTTDVESALGIVKREADLGTRLIQVGFMRRFDHEYIALKSMLDTGELGRPLVLHCVHRNPAVPPNFDSAMVVRDSLVHEVDVTRFLFDEEIVSIQIIRPAANPAAPQGLADPQIAVMRTASGKHVDVELFVTTGVGYEVRTEVVAANGSAMIGLDVGLVRKSAPGTWGGQITPGFRERFGQAYDTEFQRWVDAVRDGRMVDGPTAWDGYAAAAVCEAGVVSLNSGGPVEVAMVSRDSIPGA; from the coding sequence ATGTCTGACTTGCGCATTGCCGTCCTCGGCGTGGGCATCATGGGCGCCGACCACGCCGCGCGCCTCACCACCAGGATCTCCGGAGCCCGCGTCGCGGTGGTCAACGACTACCTCACCGACAAGGCCGATCAGATCGCCGCCGGGATCGAGGGCTGCCGTGCCGTGGCCGACCCCCTCGACGCCATCGCCGATCCCGACGTCGACGCAGTCGTGCTCGCCACCCCGGGACCCACGCACGAGAAGCAGCTTCTGGCCTGCCTGGAGCATCGCAAGCCCGTGTTGTGCGAGAAGCCGCTGACCACCGACGTCGAGTCGGCCCTGGGCATCGTGAAGCGCGAGGCCGATCTGGGGACGCGCCTGATCCAGGTCGGCTTCATGCGCCGCTTCGACCACGAGTACATCGCGTTGAAGTCCATGCTGGACACCGGCGAACTCGGCCGTCCGCTGGTGCTGCACTGCGTACACCGCAACCCTGCCGTGCCGCCGAACTTCGACAGCGCGATGGTGGTGCGTGACTCGCTGGTCCACGAGGTCGACGTCACGCGGTTCCTGTTCGACGAGGAGATCGTGTCCATCCAGATCATCCGGCCGGCCGCCAATCCCGCTGCGCCGCAGGGCCTCGCCGATCCGCAGATCGCGGTGATGCGCACGGCCTCGGGCAAGCACGTGGATGTCGAACTCTTCGTCACCACCGGGGTCGGGTATGAGGTGCGGACCGAAGTTGTGGCCGCCAACGGCAGCGCGATGATCGGTCTGGACGTCGGGCTGGTGCGAAAGTCCGCCCCCGGCACGTGGGGCGGTCAGATCACGCCCGGCTTCCGCGAGCGGTTCGGCCAGGCGTATGACACCGAGTTCCAGCGTTGGGTCGATGCGGTCCGCGACGGCCGAATGGTCGACGGCCCCACCGCATGGGACGGTTACGCCGCTGCCGCGGTGTGCGAGGCCGGTGTGGTGTCGCTGAACAGCGGCGGTCCGGTCGAGGTGGCGATGGTGTCCCGCGATTCCATCCCGGGGGCGTGA